tatttctcgcATCATGAAATACATACACATTggaacaaatatattattttgatttttttataattataatatatatatataattatataataatataaactgtaattatataatataaattatatgattatataattacaatttatattattttcctttttgtctATTTTTTTGTGATGACACACACATTAcatgtaacaaatatatatcctaatgtttaaataacaaaaatatttaaatgtatttatggtttaaaaatagtatgaagtatattgaaaatgaaaaaattaaggtgtatattattattcaagccaaataaacaatgatattttattaataaattatttaaaatttgaaagcaattaatattaatctattTGCCTCTTGTCTTAACTGAgataagtaaaattttaatatcaatgaCAATGAAAGTTTTAGAAAAAGTGGATAATTTAAACAGAGAagtctttaaaatttttatacaaccTTCTTGTTTGAATACTGTTCATAAAAGTACACTAATACACATATCTTTTTGGCACATGAATTCACTTTTACTTATAACATTTCTATAGCTATAGAAAAATAGAGGATCAGCTACTATTACAAAAccaaatacttaaaaattatattctatgcatttcattcatatattacataatatttttagttttaatacTAAGTTCCATTACAAAAGAATTGAAACTTTTAAGATTGTTTGTATAATTCAGTCAATACGAAAAGTAAAAGATTATATTCCATACCATTTAAATACATTGAAATGACACTTGGAGAAATTTTAAGTGCATAAGTATCTCATACTTTActttgattgaattttaaatttcgtaggattttgaaatgtttcacgaaagtaattttattttataccatatatgtatgtacatttgtACTTTGAAATATGAGATAATGAGGCACTGTGTCCATCGTTAGCTAGATTGACTTTAATTATGATtcctaaaaaatattcaaaccaaatattatagcattatgtaaattaaaaaatatatatagatatctgacattatttaaatacatacatataatactgcttgtattattatatcattatattgtAGATAGATTAAACAtcttcgaaaaattataatgctTAATGCTGCTAAAATTTATGatcataaaattcattaattattgcTAAACTACATATCTAtgattcgaaattaattatcatttcattttatagtGTTTTTCAatagttataatataaattattgataaaaagcaaaattaagattcttttttcaaaatttgttacagtattcaaattatattcaatgaAAGTATCATTATAACATGCATTTGCAACACATCttaagaaatttgtataatatctatgatttttaaagtataaaaatcaTAGTATGCGTGTGCTCactgaattatatttaatttagaacGCTTTtcgtaatatcaaaatatatgtgttaaattaatattataatctcTAGCAATAACATGTAATAAACTGACtatttttatacacatttcatgcataaattttgtataaagtaCATTCCTAAGTAACACAGAAagttttttgaaaattgatctggtaatttgtataaatgtaatattttaattgtttgtaatgtacaatttttaaaatgtctgaaatatttatacatgacataaataattagaGTTTTGTAccattattatacatttttatattaaatattgttaaccTAATTGTATTCTTTATATGTGTTGAGTGCTggataaaaaagttatttgaaaatttgttaatttttctatgattgtattttaatattaaatacttcttTTCTCAGGctttagaaacaaaaataaaatattgtcatatatataaatcgaaaccattttttataaatattaacactGAATATGAGAAAAGGATACTACATTCTAAACATTTAAGTtagcaaaatatatttttttaaaaacttgtCAATATTAGTATCAACTCTCCATAGTTTACAAACTGTATCaagatataaacaaaattatgaaaaacagTAATTTTTAAACCATACCACATAGTAGAAaaggataaattaaatattatggtGTATATATATGGGATATATacaatctttattttctataatcagaactaaaaaatgtaaaatataaattcttttttataactCGGTAATCTATGGAGGGCTAATTTTCCCACAAcattaaagtattataatttcatagttccatcattttttttatctagtACACTATAGTAATACctttaatttatgatattagactagcattattattatatatttcagtcaaatatattaaattgtgTTTGTTCTAAAtcaacttttttaaattagttcatattaaatttatatattatctataagATAAGTGTTCCCACATATTCTATGCTCTGCTTCGAATTGTCATTATACCacttaaaatttctaatatataaacttattaaaattaatatcttttatcgatttttgaaaattaaatcaacTTTAATTTACCCCAAACTCACATATAGATTATTTATggatgtataaaatatttataataaagttttagaaataatttaatttaatattggaATTTAATACTGAAATCTATTTGCattaaatagtttaaaattttattaatcatatttttttgtaagaaAGTGTGTTCTCCAACGCCAATACCATCCCATTTCAAGTTGATTAAAACCAGTAGTAAAAAATGATAGagcaataaaaaaaactgAATGTACCAGTGTCCATAATTGGAATACTGGtgaaataataagtaaaactATCATACAtcctgaaatttaaaaaaaagatacggtatttttaatagaaatattatcaagaattgtgaaaataagtagaataaaatattacctgTTAGAATGCTCCAAAAACTAAAGGCAATATGCAAAGGACGTAATTTTGTTAACGGCCAAATTTCAGCaggaaaagtttttttttcataaaattgttttaagatttcttctttgttaaACCACTTTTCTTCTAACCATCGCCTTAATGTTAAATCATCTGTTGGCACATCCGATGATGGTATTCGcttaatatgaaaatgtacttCATTTGGTAATTTTCCTTTGATCAAATCTAATTCAGATTGTGGAATATAATCAGGATATGCAatcgttaaatcataaacagCATTGAGATAACTTGCTTGTTGAAGATGTCGAACTAAATAACTGAATCCTGTTGTCTTTGGATGAAGAGTAAAAGAATATTGTGGCAGAACATGTTGCATGGCATATTTGTCAGATTTCTCTTTGCTGTTTTTTGTTAGATCAGTACCCTCGGGAAATATAAGTAATTGAGAGCGCCTATCAAGAGCCACTAAATAATCCAAGGTACGTGACAATCGATTTTGATCTTCTTCCCAGCGACGAGTTATATAAAGGAAACCATACATTTGCATTATCCATCCTGTTATATAATGACATTATTTTGTTatgttatttaagaaaaacaaatggaataataattaagtttttaatggtcattgtataaaaatgatgtGGTAGTTTTGGTATTATGAAAGGTacgttatgaatatttttggaGTATGTGGAATTATGATCACTTATCATATTACCTGGTCCTGGAATATGTCGTATAGGATcctttaaaacaaattttaatctatGAGTTGCTACATTAGGTAAACATGCTTGATACATTGCAGCCCACAAAAAATTCCAATCCACCCGTGTTCTATGATTCATTACAAGAACAGCAGATTCATTTGGAGATATATGGTCTCCTGATACCAAAATTTTTACAccaaatacttttaaaagagcctagaatatattgaaattattagcTTATTCATGGTACAATTACATAACTCACATGTAAGGAAATTTTgattctgaaataaaaaaaaagaaagaaaaagaagacattTATTTTGCTTACTGTGGAATAAAGTTCCCAACAAGAAAGTAATAGATCACcatattttcgaaactttgGAGGACTAAAAAATAACAGTGGTAACATAGGGCAAGCAATAAATAGAAAACCAGCCACTATGCTGCTGTACCATAGTGCACAATATAAAGTACCACGTAAAAGTCCACGCATCTCAAATTGtgtcttaaatatttaaagaaatatgtaataatatatttatttataacaattatatgtataaagctTAAGAActtatctattattataaaatatatgtactagAAATACATACCTTAGAGcatttacttataattaaatcatatatgatataaaagaattataaggCAAAAGATAGGAACTTTTGTTTataacgaaacatttttaatttataaaaaaaatagaaaatttttatttttaaataatatttaatattaaagaagtAGGAACAGCAGAAGTGtaagtttaatataaattaaattaaatgtttacaaatttgcatatataatattttgaatagtAGAACTTACCTTGTCATGTGTATGTTTTAAATGAACTACTTTTTTCAAGCATTTAATGTTAACTGAAATGTTCTGAAATGTTTTCTTTGGCTTCTCTTCTATCTTACTAGAGGGGCTTCCTCTACTTCACCCCTTTCACCCCATTCTCCACCCAATATCTACTAAGTTCTGGGATGCTGTGTTGGACCATTATTGATCTGTTAAAACAAGGGGAAAGTtcataattgttttttaaattttgatttgtttccacaatttcttcataaatgttataagaataaatattataacaaaatgatATGTGTGTACATGCAGTAAAATAGATCTTTgtcatttgtttttatttttttgttttatgattATGTTGATAATCTTAACTTTCTATTTAAGTTTGTTTTactaatacaaaaatatataattacataaattaaaatgaacaaaaaaaaatataactattaatataaaaattgttgcaaattatacaaataaaatattatagataataatgaaagtttattttaattgtaatatcaaAAGTAACTggattgataaatatttaggGGACAAATCacttgaaatttacattttttataaggtttataaaatttaattatacaaaagtGTTTGTAtgactttttatattataaattttacttagAAGATGTATACAGTGAATAtcactaataataaattctataaattctttttaagaaaataactaAATCCAGGCGCTCCAATGTATATACCgttttctatatatatcaaatattatttgctaAATTGTACAACtaaagtacatatttctaatttacaaAACCTTGCACTAGTgacgtatattttttatgcagatctttacaaattacattctttcataaaatttaaattaaaagatttacaATACATACTgcaatagataaaatattttgaaaattgtttagtaCCTATGTTTCATGTAataattgattataaattgtttgaTGTTAACGTTTAGATTAAGCTGCAATATAGTTGTTTTtatctgtatatgtatacggaaatagtataattattaatatagatGTGATGtacaaatacattatttttcactATGAACTATATCCTGAGTACTTGTCGAGAAGTTTACTCGCTTCCGTATGTACTTTTTCATCATCAGCTGATACAATTggtttttctaaaatttcttttaatgaatCAATTGCAcatgtatatttctttaaagcAATATAACATTTACTAATGTATAACTGAGTGTATGGATTTGTACTTCCAAGCCTTGCTGCAGTTTCAAAACAAATGAGTGTTTCTTCAATAGAAACAtttggaatttcaaataatgtTGCTACCTGTAAAGAGTACAAGAAAATTTAAGCTATTTagtattaaattgtaatattatataaaaataatattttgtatatattaaaattttttagtaaattaaattagaagttAAACCTTTTTCTCGATCCAACTTAAATtagcaatttcatatttaaatcttcCTAGAAGATAATGTAATTCAAAGTCATCTGGTTGCATGTCTAAAGCCAGTTctacatatttcttaaaaacaaTGCCATTCTTTATTTTGTCTGGCACTGATAAATAGTCTCCATGTAGTCCTATAAGGATAGCATACCACTTATACAGATCTgcttttcgattttcaataattctctCACACTGTTGAATacctattaaaaatatcatttgttttcattacattatgcaaaaataaacaCATATATTGTACTTACCTTCAAGAATGATTAACTTTCTAATATTCTTATCAATTTGTGCTTCTGCATAATGGTAGCTAGCTCTTGTGAATCTCCATACTACTTCTACATTGTCTGGGTGGGATCTCGCTAATGTTTGCAATATATAGTAAGTCTTGACATCAAATTGATCATTTAGTTGTTCATCAATCTCCTTAAGTATTATATCCAGCTGGTTCAGTTCGTCTGAGATCCTATATTACTGAACATATAATCTCTtccttttacacttttaaaataactttacTCGCCAAAATGATCAAAttctaattttccaaattagtACAAGTAATCACATGCTTAAATCACGAattaaatagtataatttgaatattcttaaGATGTTTCTTCAGGAAGTGGATTCACATTTTTactagaataaattataaatcctcgtacgtgttatttatataagtttaacatatatttatataataccaACCTTAAGTCACTATCGCTAACAATACTTTCACCATCGGAACAATCATAGAACTCATCATCTCCAATATCAGTTGTTGTTGAAAAAACATCAATATCTGTATCATTATCTAAAGTATAGGTACTATcattagaattaaattttcgtgaaatttttcttttctttttctgttgtTTTAGTTGTAAccttaaatgaaacaaaataataatatatgccaaaataattattaattttatagaataatacataaatttaagaaatatttatgtaaatatttcatatcaaaataatattattaccttAAAGCTTCTAATTCTGTTTGTAATTCATCAATTCTTTTATTGGCAGCATCTAAATCAGAAATTGTTGTGCTATATTGTTGATTTGCCAAAATTTTacggtaaataaaaatactagcTGCACTTATAACACCAACGGTTACACCGATGGCAGcagcaattaaattattatgcattatgctgtaaatatagtatatattaatatgttaaaaaatctaattctacattactattttttattaaataaataatatatatacatgcataaaaaaaagttaaaaattctgtAAGTAGCATAAACATAGTAAAATACCGTTATTTTTCTGGGTTTCTTACTATAAATTACactcaaaattatataaattatccaCGACTATCATTCATTAATACACAATAACCATGTCcataaaacaaacattttattatctcaataaaagagaaacataTGTTCTTTCAAGTTACGCATATAAAacgttttttccttttttctataaaatgttGATCACGCATCACACAAACCACATTGTACGCCGGCAATTAAGACTTTCTTCGGCAAACGAATACTTAAttcaatttccattaaaaatctGACTTTATCATTCAACCATTTGctaacgatatataaatataatgttctTTTTAAGTTCAAAGtacaaaatgatttaaaacTCAAATTATAGAGCATGAACAACTACAATACGACTTGCTATATACGtatgcatgtatatacatacaatgcTTCTGCTATTTACATACATTCATGTGATTCTAAATcaattcattatatttcacgaacataaattttatgaaacataactataatttcaactttttaattgagtaattttaaaattaaggggaaagaaagaaattccattatatcgtaaattacaatatttatataatatgtatttatacatgCAGTAGGcacttcctttttattattaaataaatgttcctctttatataataaatagatgtattttaataaatttaacatagataatattgtatatacagGTAATATTATTCAACCAAACAGTATAGTCATTActatattgcaaatatttatgaatttatggaaaaataaaatatataaaagtatacaaaaCGCGGAATTGTACAAATGtccataatttaataactatacatacatatgtatatttatacgtacgtacatagcaatttgaatatttaatataatgtaattttgtattccataaaagaaatgtaatttaataacgattaaaaattataatcattacATTATCATATTGAAAGgcaaacttttaatattaatagttacttttaatactaatttgcatgttttttatatacttatagTTAGGATatgaaattacagaaaaaggATAAGGAATAACTATAATTATGTaagtaatttgaatttatttaaataaatgacttttatattattcctcctaatattttttcaacattatttcataaaaatatagagcTTCCTTTacaataagataataataagtaatgaaataattaaatgtaattttgcaaCATTAATGGGATATTTTGTTATCTATATTTCgccaaattattaatttttttatcaattaaaacataaactgaataaatttagtaataaagtaattgtaaaattgtaaaatattatatcagtTATGTATTACAATATCCACATtgataacataaaaattgatatagaaCAAGGGAATTATATAtactcttatttttataacatagcTATACCATATATTTAGATATGTAGGAATAAATGAAATCCTCTTCTTCAttctaagaaaaaatatgtttattaacatataaatgtatttatatatatttttaatggataaatatttaaaattaaataaaatttaattatacctAGCAACTTTGGCAtcgcatatatatgtatatatatatcgtatatacacatgtacatatgtatgtgtcggtgtgtgtatgtatcatgctattaaatattttattaaaatgttaaatttttaattttttcaataaaagactgtatatgttttattactgatattataattttaatttatttatttcatttaacatttGCACTATGATTTGGAGGCTTTTCCCTACATGCCTATTACGTactctaatttttaaaatttgatatgatatttatctttggaatagttaatattattgtcatGCTACCAAATTGTGTATTATAAACAAAGCtccttaaaaatttattgttacataATAGTCATTAAAAAGTGCaccattattaaattttctaaaaactgataagtatataatattacgatatgaacacatttacataatacgtaaatattacttatgattataataatacttatatgattataatatcagaaaaatatgccaacaaaatttaaatacattgataaaataaattttgttctttgttCACATAtggtttaaatttttaatatatgataaaagaaatatatataacagtaCCTGTCattaatgtttcatatttcaaatatatgtaattttttacataaagaatttgtaataaagatattttttcacttatggcataaatgatataatatgaatagaattaatatttaatatcaaattatctataaaattttgataaatgtgtgtaatgaaatagaaaaaagactATACAATGGAAATAGCATTAACAAAGTATAGtctttctaacgtattacgaaaaattttctgttattttaacGGGAAATTCGATCATTTAATAAGTAGTagaagattataataaattattatcctTTTCTATTCGAAGCAACAAAGATAACATATTGatatcatttatttgttttatggGTCGACCTTGATTGAtacaattaatcaaatattttttgtcttATTTTAAGTAAACTTTCAGTACATAGGacgagtttcattttttatagcaaaataaaagattactataacaaagaaataaaatatttaacgcatATCGATCtcaatcaataattttaaataagtcaaaataattaattaaaatttgattaaatacatttctgtctttctttacctaacatgtaaataatatataatacgtaacatattaataaacaatataaaatatacaaagctATGTACACATGTAACAGAAAGTAGAATTACAATTTCGTATCGATATTAGTTTGTggagatatataaaaaaaatgtgttaTATTATTGAACGCAAaaggatttttcaaattcttataatatagATTTATGATCTTAGATTATTATGATAGttaattataacgttttaGCGTTGCTTAAAGCacaattttaatgttattttaagaTCTGAAATATAACTTCTCTacctaaaaaataaatataactaataatttttcagttaacctgtataatacaaatttttgaaagatatactattcaataatatattatagtaatttaaataaatattttacataaactatatttgcatattcaacatagattataaaatatatctttttaatgatGAAGAATTTACTAATTAGATGAAATTACTTAAACaatcatttaattaactaTGCTAATATACTCCATATAAATGAGGTACCTTATAGAATATGTTAAATCTCGTTTCAACTCTTTAATTGTGAAACTCGACCACATTAACCTTAAATTATGCGAACGATATAAAACGATTACATAGaatctataatattattgtatcgtTTTTTTCATTATCACAGATTGTTTTGGTGGTAGGCCTACTCCCAATATTAAGTTTTAAAGGCCTACAATGGACTagtaaattttaacaaaatctgACTGATTTCATTCTACACATACAAACCAACATCATGTTTCTAATGTTGGAAAAAGTCTTGTTAGCACAAAATAAGCTACATCGTAGTTACTCCAATATGTTGTATGTGCTGCTaatgtgtaaaaataatttcttcctaAACTTGCTCGAAGTACATAATCCAATCGTTCTGTTAATTCTAAcaaaaagagtaaaaagatattgaattatataccTTTTATTGAATaacttttatcattattagattaattaaaaattaatgtaatatttttaccttGACCTGGTTGGATAGGTGCAGAAACATCTTTTTTAACATTCCAACCAGCACGGACTAAGCCCCAAAGACTCCAACCTTTGTCTGGTGCACGATTAGACATATCTactgaattttcttctttttcatcattatctgctattaaatattttaaattgaaaatgaatagaataatctgaaaataaatagaaactaTCTGATATACCTATAAGAGAACAATTTTGGTCAGCATTACTCATTGTTGGTGGTGACTGCTCTGTTTGTTGACCATCAACTCCTCCATATGGCGGAATTAGAACAGGTTCAATTTTGCTATATCCCCTTTCTAAAAGTGGTTCCATTCTATAAGCTACAGGATCAGACCagtgaaatatattgtaaaatctTTTGCATAAACCTTGAGGCATCACATCTGTTTTGTTGGATGGAGAAGGTGTACGTAATACAAGAAATACTGATAATGGGGAACccaaacaaaataaattttcaatctggaattatgaaaatatttaaactaaaattttttaatattacactatattgaattattcttattgtatataaatatcttgtataaataatatacaattagtAATAACACCTACAGGGAATTGTAATCGTTGTTTTAAAACTTCTTGCGTTTCTGGAGATGGAGGTCTTGTATCTGGAGCCATCCAGCCTGTGACAATGTCATAAACAATTACACATCCCAAAGAATGTGCTAAAATTGAAACTTTCCCTTTCCAACCAGGATGACGACTAGTAAACATAAAGTATAATCTATTTAACTCTTTTTGTAATCCAGCTCTTACTTCCCCTCCATAAAGAGGACTTGTGTAGTAGAGAATATCCATTGCTGATGTATTTAATAAGTGTCGTATGCTTACCACACTAAAGGGAGTGATAGCCTCTACTAtacctaaaataattttcattaaatacaagatgctattaaaaaaatgtaaaaatctaaaaattagtTAGAGAAATTGTACGTAAGTTTTTTACCTCCATCAAGCTTTAACGATGAACGCCATTCCACAgggaaaaattctattctatagTTAGagttaggaaaatatttttgtttcaaccAATCTACACAGTCTCTAAacctatttaaatattaaatacaatagattaatttcttaaaacttttatatgGTATCAATTgcatatagtatattataatcgttaattatattttctacatacaatgttgtattacgaataatttttccagtATCTCCTTTTTGACCAATTCCATGaactacaaaaattatatgatcAATATCATGAGGTTTATCTTCCTTTACAGCAGCGATTTTATATCCTCTTCTTAGTTGATAACCTGTTGctataaaaatcattataagtaatgcataaatttttaataataattatatatttttaaaatacttactTTTTGCGAAACCTAGTTTTGATGTAACACTAcgcattaattttttatgccTATATTCGCtatataatactacatcatTTATACTATGCCAGTCAACatgaaattcagaaaaatgttCCGTGTGTAATActagaaatacaaaaatttaattccttattatattacattgtatatatactattacagaaaataatatataattaaaaggaaaattcatACCTTCGTAAGAGTGAGAAGGTGTATCATATGTTGAAGTGGATTGACCAGAATTTTGCTTTTGAAAAAGATTAAGATGAActtcttctataattttagCTTGTTCTGCCTCTAAAGGTAACCAACTACCATCATAATACCAAGTCCCTCTCATAATTTCCCATTCTTCAccttcaaataaaattaaaactgatgattacatttatttaaacaaaatcatATTCATACAATATATGTgtaactatttaattaattaaaaatttaatgaattatttttttaattatttaatgaaatatttttaatttaaaagtgaaaaaatcataaaaatatttttgtgcaTAAAACTTTCTCTATCTGAAATACACgtagaaattgaagaaaaattacaatacaatatgCATATAACACTCACCCTATACTTTGATTACATTAATCATGGTTAAATGAAACTAATTATAGTAGATTTAAGATAACAAATTGATTGATTTTTATGGTAGACATAATAATTAGTACccataaaaaaaatgaacgatattactcaaattaaattaaaatattatatacaataaagaaatttgtaattcatttAGAATGTGAaatgtaatatgaaataattaaatataagcttgaattattttagttattttatattttgttaaattatattagaaaaataatgatatatgaGATTGAAgctaaataaaacatatacctgtacaatatattgaaacacatttcattttatctagTTCCACATCGTACATTCCTCCTCTaactacaattttttcaacagTAGGTGGATTgttgattatattattacttttactaaggaaattttgataattttgcCAAGCATATTCAATTCTTAAGCTATCATATCCACAGAATTCTACCCATCTTTTATCTACACCATCTCTATAAAACCATCGTATTTGTTCTGCAGTTAAAGGTTCTGC
This DNA window, taken from Bombus pyrosoma isolate SC7728 linkage group LG6, ASM1482585v1, whole genome shotgun sequence, encodes the following:
- the LOC122568056 gene encoding lysocardiolipin acyltransferase 1-like, translated to MRGLLRGTLYCALWYSSIVAGFLFIACPMLPLLFFSPPKFRKYGDLLLSCWELYSTALLKVFGVKILVSGDHISPNESAVLVMNHRTRVDWNFLWAAMYQACLPNVATHRLKFVLKDPIRHIPGPGWIMQMYGFLYITRRWEEDQNRLSRTLDYLVALDRRSQLLIFPEGTDLTKNSKEKSDKYAMQHVLPQYSFTLHPKTTGFSYLVRHLQQASYLNAVYDLTIAYPDYIPQSELDLIKGKLPNEVHFHIKRIPSSDVPTDDLTLRRWLEEKWFNKEEILKQFYEKKTFPAEIWPLTKLRPLHIAFSFWSILTGCMIVLLIISPVFQLWTLVHSVFFIALSFFTTGFNQLEMGWYWRWRTHFLTKKYD
- the LOC122568057 gene encoding regulator of microtubule dynamics protein 1-like, with the translated sequence MHNNLIAAAIGVTVGVISAASIFIYRKILANQQYSTTISDLDAANKRIDELQTELEALRLQLKQQKKKRKISRKFNSNDSTYTLDNDTDIDVFSTTTDIGDDEFYDCSDGESIVSDSDLRISDELNQLDIILKEIDEQLNDQFDVKTYYILQTLARSHPDNVEVVWRFTRASYHYAEAQIDKNIRKLIILEGIQQCERIIENRKADLYKWYAILIGLHGDYLSVPDKIKNGIVFKKYVELALDMQPDDFELHYLLGRFKYEIANLSWIEKKVATLFEIPNVSIEETLICFETAARLGSTNPYTQLYISKCYIALKKYTCAIDSLKEILEKPIVSADDEKVHTEASKLLDKYSGYSS